Genomic DNA from Spirochaeta isovalerica:
TGGGATCAATATTCCCTGAGTTGTACGGGTTGATCTAATCGCCTATAACATTCCCTCGACGCTCTATTCTCTGAAGATGATGAAAGAAGACCCCTCCTCATACGGATTCCCGTTATTCCATAAGTGACATATCCAGAACCTTATCCCAATCGGGAAGCTGATTAATGGTACCCGTTTTCAGTAGGATCCGGCCCAATTCGTCCAGAGTTTCCCTAAAATCAGAAGCCGGCCGGACAACGTGATTGTGCAGGGATAAGCTGTTTTCGACCATAGCCGGAGAAAAACCGCTCAGAGATGAGTGTACGGTAATAACGTCACTTCTGTTTGTTGCAAGATAGTCCTGGGCATTTTCCAGGGATTTTATCAAATCTTCCAGTTGTGCCTTTCTTTCAGCGATAGTTTTTTCCGATGCAACCAGAACAATGGGGTAGGTCATCCCGGGCATATCCAGATAATCGAAATGTCTTCCGATCTCTTTATCCTCGGCAATGGAAGGTGTCGGTTCCGATGCGACGAGCGCATCTATTTCACCTGAGGCCAGTGCTGTCAACTGAACTGAAGGGGACATCTCCATAAGTGAATTTTCCAGGTCTATACCTTTGTCCTCGGCTTTTATGATCAAACCGCCATAGGTGGAAGTACCTTTTTTGATGCCTATCCGAAGACCTTGGAGATCATTCCATGTGTCAATCTGAATTTCTTTTCCGGTTACAATTCTATGTCTTTTCTCTCCGGAACCATGACTGGCGATAATTCTGAAATTATCGTATTTGGAAAGCAGTATGATGGCAGCTGAATCTCCCATTGCGGCGACATCGGCGCTTCCGGAGATAAGAGCTTCAACGGTCTGGGGTCCGGAAGAGAAAATCTTCCCTTCCACATTTTTAGCAAAAAGTTCCTTTTCAGCGGCGATGACAGAGAGCGTATCGACAATCCGGTCCTGATAAGCGTAAACAAGATTACTATCACTGGAGGAACAGCTCCAGAGTAAAGTAGATAAGATTAATAATGAGAGTATAAGTTCTTTCTTTTTCATAGTTTGCAATCCTTGCAGCACAAATCCATGCTGTTTTTCATTTCTTTTCTTAAAGAAAGCATGTCGGGTGAGTAAAAGTTCCACCTTTTCCCCCTGTCCAGCTCCCATTCCCGTTGAATTCTGCCGGGCCGTTTTGTCATAAGAACAACTTTCGTGGAAAGGTAGATGGCTTCCTCTATGCTGTGGGTCACGAAAATGATGGTTTTTTTCTCCCGTTCCCAGATTTCCTTCAATTCATAGTCCAGCTGTATTCTCGTCTGCTCATCGAGGGAGGAAAAAGGTTCGTCCATCAGAATCACATCCGGAGAGAGCGCGAGCGTTCTGGCAATGGAAACTTTCTGTTTCATGCCGCCGGATAATTCATGGGGATAAGCTTTGTGAAAACCTTTCAAGCCCACAATGTCGAGATAGTAGTCAACGGCTTTTCTGCTGTTTCTCAATGCCAGTTTCATATTTTCCTCAACAGTCATCCAGGGGAAGAGGCTGTTCTCCTGAAAAACGACACCCCGGTCCGGCCCCGGTTTTCTTATAGGTTTCCCATTGAGTCTGATCGTTCCTTCTGTCGGCTGTATAAATCCGGCGATCATGTTGATCAGAGTCGATTTACCGCATCCGCTCGGACCTATTAAAGAGATGAAATCTCCTTCCGCAACATGGAGATTTATGTGAGACAGAGCTCTGACCTGTCCTTCTTTTGACCGGTATTCCCTTGAGATATTTTCAATGCTGATCATAAAATCCTCTCAAAGCCCATCTTATGGCGCAAATTGTCTTCGATAATCTGAAAGAGGACTTTTTCAATAAAAAGGCCAATGGCTGCGATTATTATGATAACGGAAAAAGCCGACACGAAATCGAGACTCCACCGCGACTGTATGATGACAAATCCCAGACCCTGAGCCGATCCGACTACCATCTCTGCGGCGATCAGGACCCTCCAGCCTGAAGCAAGGGCAATCCTCAATCCATTGATAATGGAAAGACTTGATGCTGGAATCAGAATCCGGAAAAATGTCCGGGGACCTTTAAGTCCCATCATGCGTGAGGCTCTCATGTAAACGGGCGGAGTTTCCCTGATTCCTCCGGCCGTATTGACGATGACCGGTGGAAGGGAAGTTATAAATATCATGAAAAACGTGGCACCTTCCCCCAGGCCGAAAAGGAGGAGGGCGACGGGAACCCAGGCCAGGCCGGGAATGATCTGCAGAAACGTCACCACGGGGATGAACAGATCGAAAAGAAACTGGTAGTATCCCATGGCTATGCCCAAAACTACGCCAATAAGGGAAGCGAGGGCGAATCCTTTGAACCATCTTAAAAGGCTGACAGCCGTATGATCCACAATCCCCGCACCATAAATCTGTTCTCCCTTTAGAAGATCTATCAGGCCTGAAAGGGTGGATAGCGGTGTGGGGAAGTAGACACCTCTTCCGTGGTTGGCTAACGTCGCTGCTATATGCCACAGGAGAAAGATAATTCCTATTCCGGTGATATAGCGGATTGCTTTTATAGCAGTATCTTTAATTTGGCGGTCTATCATGGAATATATGATATATATTAAAAAACCTATATACAAGTCTCAATAGATAATTTTTTCTTAAAAGTGAAGATTCTGCTAATGCTTATTATGCGTGATGAAATGATTTATGGAATAACCATCACCTCTTCTCCGCCATTTTCTATCATGATCCTGCGGTATGTCCCGTCTTTTTTCATGTTATCCAGGGTCGCCTGCCATTTTGAT
This window encodes:
- a CDS encoding ABC transporter ATP-binding protein — protein: MISIENISREYRSKEGQVRALSHINLHVAEGDFISLIGPSGCGKSTLINMIAGFIQPTEGTIRLNGKPIRKPGPDRGVVFQENSLFPWMTVEENMKLALRNSRKAVDYYLDIVGLKGFHKAYPHELSGGMKQKVSIARTLALSPDVILMDEPFSSLDEQTRIQLDYELKEIWEREKKTIIFVTHSIEEAIYLSTKVVLMTKRPGRIQREWELDRGKRWNFYSPDMLSLRKEMKNSMDLCCKDCKL
- a CDS encoding ABC transporter substrate-binding protein; translated protein: MKKKELILSLLILSTLLWSCSSSDSNLVYAYQDRIVDTLSVIAAEKELFAKNVEGKIFSSGPQTVEALISGSADVAAMGDSAAIILLSKYDNFRIIASHGSGEKRHRIVTGKEIQIDTWNDLQGLRIGIKKGTSTYGGLIIKAEDKGIDLENSLMEMSPSVQLTALASGEIDALVASEPTPSIAEDKEIGRHFDYLDMPGMTYPIVLVASEKTIAERKAQLEDLIKSLENAQDYLATNRSDVITVHSSLSGFSPAMVENSLSLHNHVVRPASDFRETLDELGRILLKTGTINQLPDWDKVLDMSLME
- a CDS encoding ABC transporter permease codes for the protein MIDRQIKDTAIKAIRYITGIGIIFLLWHIAATLANHGRGVYFPTPLSTLSGLIDLLKGEQIYGAGIVDHTAVSLLRWFKGFALASLIGVVLGIAMGYYQFLFDLFIPVVTFLQIIPGLAWVPVALLLFGLGEGATFFMIFITSLPPVIVNTAGGIRETPPVYMRASRMMGLKGPRTFFRILIPASSLSIINGLRIALASGWRVLIAAEMVVGSAQGLGFVIIQSRWSLDFVSAFSVIIIIAAIGLFIEKVLFQIIEDNLRHKMGFERIL